In Candidatus Poribacteria bacterium, the DNA window AGATGGTTATTATTGGATTACAGGACGCGTGGACGATGTTCTGAACGTCTCTGGACACCGATTAGGCACAGCAGAGGTCGAAGGCGCGATCGGACAACACGAGGCAGTCGCAGAAGCCGCAGTCGTCGGTTACCCACACGACATCAAGGGACAAGGCATCTATGCGTATGTTACGCTCATGACGGGCGAATCTGAATCTGATGCCGTAGAAACGGGGATCAAACAGGCAGTCCGACAACAGATCGGACCTATCGCCACACCTGACAAGATTCAGTTTACCCCGGCACTGCCAAAGACGCGATCGGGCAAGATTATGCGGCGGATCCTCCGCAAAATCGCGGAAGGCGACATCTCTGACCTCGGTGATACTTCCACCCTTGCTGATCCGACAGTGGTTGATGATTTGGTTGAAGGGAGACGATAATTGGCTTCAGCAGAAAAGATAGTAAATGAATTAAAAAAGCAGGAGATCACGCACGCTGTTGGTGTTCCAGATAACGGCAGTGCCCTGATTTATGAACGCTTACGAGCAGAGCCTGATATTGAAGTCATCACGGTCACCCGTGAAGGAGAAGCGTTTGCCATTGCATCAGGGTTATACGTTGGTGGCAAAAAGCCTGTTATTATCATCCAAAATACCGGATTCTTGGAATCAGGCGATGCGATCCGAGGCACTGTTGTCAACATGCAGGTGCCAGTGGTGGTATTCATTGGATATCGGGGGTATCACAATCGAGATAAAGATGGACAATGGGTGGATTCTGTAGCGACTTTCCTTGAACCGACGTTGAAAGCGTGGAACCTCCCTTATGAAATGCTTGAAACCGACTCGGATGTTCCCCGCATTGCGAGCGCGTTTGAACAGGCAACAGAGACTTCGCTACCCACAGCCGTGCTTTTGATCGGACATGCAACATAATGGGGTGTGTCCAGAGTGTGGGTCGCCCCAAAGTGTCGTAGTCGCATAAACTTCTATGGATAAGGGTTCTGGGATTAAAATAGAGACACGATAACGTCAAAAAGGCTACATTTATTGTTGTTTTTTTCTAAAATGTATGTTAGAATTCCATATTATATCGGTTTTTTCGTGAAATTTCGCTTTTTTTTAAACATTTTACTTGACAAAACGTTTTAACATAATGTATCATTAATTTTTGTTTTATCAAAATTCTATAATAAGGAGAGGAGAAAGATGGAAGCCGAGTATTTCGGTGAAACAGCAAGTATTGAAAGTGTTGATCCATACATGGAGGCAACATATCCACCAGATGAGACAGAACCCTCGGAAAGTTATAAAGGTAGCGATCAGAGTGCTTTAACGAGTTGGCTTCGGAGCGTGGCAGGTCACCGTCTGTTAACCCGTGAGGAAGAAGTTCAATTGGCAAAACGGATTGAAGCTGCAGAGGCTAAAGCATTAGACGAACTCTTAGATGTCTTAGTGGCAGTAGACCTATTATCTCGCGAGAAGAGAGAACAACCGGCAGAACGGATTGAAGCTGCAGAGGCTGAAGCGTTAGACGAACTCTTAGATGCCTTAGTGGAAGTAGACCTATTATCTCGTGAGCAGAAAGAGCAACTGGCAGAACAAATTGAAGCTGGCAGGAGCGAGGCAAGAAAAGCACTGGTAAGCGAAATACAAGACGCATTGGTGAAACGCGACGCATTATCTGAGAAAGGAAAAGAGGCACTGGCGAAACGGATTCGGGCTGCCGAGCACGAAGCGCGGAATGCAAGAGATGAACTTGTCCAAGCCAACCTACGGCTCGTTATTTCCATCGCAGTTAAATACCAGGGTCACAATGTTCCACTCGAGGATTTGATTCAGGAAGGAAACATCGGACTGATTAAAGCAGCCAGCAAGTTTGACTATCAGAAGGGCTTTAAATTCAGCACGTACGCAATTTGGTGGATTAAACAGGCGATTATGCGGACGCTTGACAATTTTTCCCGTTCCATTCGATTACCTTCCTACGTCGTCGCAAAAATGAACAAGTTCGATGCTGTCTACGCAACGTTGTGTCAAGAACTACAACGCGAGCCGCGGCGCGATGAAATCGCAGACGCTTTAGATTTGACAGTGAAACAGGTCGAAGAAATTCTAACGTTTAATGCTGATACCATCTCAATGGATTTACCCCTGAGCGACGAACGGTCTGCTGCGACGTTAGGCGACTTAATCGAAGACCCAATTACGAGTGGAGAAGACGGTCCCATCGTAGAAATGATTAATAAGGACCTGACCGCCCAATTTCTCAAAAGACTCCCAGAGCGCGAACAAAGAGTCTTGAGAATGCGCTTCGGAC includes these proteins:
- a CDS encoding sigma-70 family RNA polymerase sigma factor, which translates into the protein MEAEYFGETASIESVDPYMEATYPPDETEPSESYKGSDQSALTSWLRSVAGHRLLTREEEVQLAKRIEAAEAKALDELLDVLVAVDLLSREKREQPAERIEAAEAEALDELLDALVEVDLLSREQKEQLAEQIEAGRSEARKALVSEIQDALVKRDALSEKGKEALAKRIRAAEHEARNARDELVQANLRLVISIAVKYQGHNVPLEDLIQEGNIGLIKAASKFDYQKGFKFSTYAIWWIKQAIMRTLDNFSRSIRLPSYVVAKMNKFDAVYATLCQELQREPRRDEIADALDLTVKQVEEILTFNADTISMDLPLSDERSAATLGDLIEDPITSGEDGPIVEMINKDLTAQFLKRLPEREQRVLRMRFGLEDGERKTLREIGVALQVTRERVRQLEIDAIKRLCALYDEMGEFRSKSQYRAA